One region of Fervidobacterium sp. genomic DNA includes:
- the rpmA gene encoding 50S ribosomal protein L27, whose protein sequence is MMRINIQLFAKASGAGRNGRDSNPKYLGVKRFDGQKVAAGNIIIRQRGTKFWPGQNVGMGRDFTLFALKDGIVKFITKNNRKYVVVVEE, encoded by the coding sequence ATGATGCGCATTAACATACAACTTTTTGCAAAAGCAAGTGGTGCAGGAAGAAATGGAAGAGACAGTAATCCAAAATATTTGGGTGTAAAACGTTTTGATGGTCAGAAGGTTGCTGCAGGTAACATAATAATTAGACAAAGAGGCACGAAGTTTTGGCCCGGTCAAAATGTTGGAATGGGTAGGGATTTTACACTCTTTGCGCTCAAAGACGGTATTGTTAAATTTATTACAAAGAACAACAGAAAGTATGTTGTGGTTGTCGAGGAATAA
- a CDS encoding stage V sporulation protein S translates to MEILKVSSKSNPNKVAGAIVGSLKKNGRVEIQAIGAGAVNQASKALAIARRFLEQEKLDLYAVPAFIEIQIGNEARTGISFKVYMKE, encoded by the coding sequence ATGGAAATTTTAAAGGTCAGTTCAAAGTCAAACCCAAATAAGGTAGCAGGTGCTATTGTTGGTTCACTGAAAAAAAACGGCAGAGTTGAAATTCAAGCCATCGGTGCAGGAGCGGTTAACCAAGCTTCTAAAGCCCTCGCTATAGCAAGGAGATTTTTGGAACAGGAGAAGCTTGATCTTTATGCAGTTCCAGCGTTCATTGAAATCCAAATAGGTAACGAAGCAAGAACTGGTATCTCATTTAAAGTTTACATGAAAGAATAA
- a CDS encoding ECF transporter S component, whose protein sequence is MKKSTTRIATIGIMSALATGLMFLEFPIFPAVNFLKYDPSDILPLLAGFIFGLSDGILVLAIKDLMFYLLKSADIVGIIMNFVAGASYLLPTVLTYRWRKNRVFEIIAYINGVFIATGVMMLLNMIVVPVYWKISFEDTLKLLPWIAGFNAIKFSIDSVVNAFIRKRVEKIFEG, encoded by the coding sequence ATGAAAAAATCAACAACAAGAATTGCCACAATTGGTATAATGTCAGCTTTAGCTACAGGTTTGATGTTTTTAGAGTTTCCAATATTTCCCGCTGTTAATTTTTTAAAATACGATCCAAGTGACATTTTACCACTCTTAGCTGGGTTCATATTCGGACTTTCAGATGGTATCTTGGTTTTGGCGATAAAAGATCTGATGTTTTATCTATTAAAATCTGCAGATATAGTTGGAATCATCATGAATTTTGTAGCTGGAGCTTCATATCTTTTACCGACTGTTTTAACGTACAGATGGCGAAAAAATAGGGTTTTTGAGATAATAGCTTACATAAATGGTGTTTTTATCGCTACCGGTGTAATGATGCTCCTAAATATGATAGTTGTCCCAGTTTATTGGAAAATATCATTTGAAGATACTTTGAAACTTCTTCCGTGGATAGCTGGTTTTAACGCAATTAAGTTTTCCATAGACTCGGTTGTGAATGCATTCATTAGAAAGCGTGTTGAAAAGATCTTTGAAGGGTAA
- the rplM gene encoding 50S ribosomal protein L13 yields MARPFPVQKTSFPKVEKKWYLVDATDKPLGRLATRIALLLQGKNEPTWSPHLDNGNFVVVINADKVKLTGKKLNQKVYYHHSGYPGGLKSQTARQLIEKYPERVVELAVKRMMPKTILGRHQFKRLKVYAGENHPHTAQKPEKIELL; encoded by the coding sequence ATGGCAAGGCCATTTCCTGTACAGAAGACATCTTTTCCAAAAGTAGAGAAAAAATGGTACCTTGTGGATGCTACTGATAAACCACTTGGTCGTTTAGCCACAAGAATAGCACTTTTATTACAAGGTAAAAATGAACCTACGTGGTCTCCACACCTTGATAACGGGAACTTTGTGGTTGTAATAAATGCTGATAAAGTAAAACTAACAGGTAAGAAATTAAATCAGAAAGTTTACTATCACCATTCCGGTTATCCTGGCGGTTTGAAATCTCAAACTGCAAGGCAACTAATTGAAAAATACCCAGAGAGGGTTGTTGAGTTAGCAGTTAAAAGAATGATGCCAAAAACTATACTCGGAAGACATCAATTTAAGAGACTTAAAGTTTACGCAGGAGAAAATCATCCACATACTGCTCAAAAACCCGAGAAAATTGAACTGCTTTAA
- the rpsI gene encoding 30S ribosomal protein S9: protein MANVYMGTGRRKTSTARVYLKPGSGKIEINGKQYSDFNEYFENKVWTLHAIEPLKMFGLENNFDVLIRVNGGGKNGQAGAVRLGLARALVSYNPDLRKMLRDKGFLTRDPRMVERKKYGLKKSRRAPQFSKR, encoded by the coding sequence ATGGCAAATGTTTACATGGGAACAGGTAGAAGGAAGACCTCTACAGCTCGAGTTTATCTTAAGCCAGGTTCTGGTAAAATAGAAATTAATGGTAAACAATACAGCGATTTTAATGAATATTTTGAAAATAAAGTATGGACACTTCATGCTATAGAACCTCTTAAGATGTTTGGTCTTGAAAATAATTTTGATGTACTTATCAGAGTAAATGGTGGAGGTAAAAACGGTCAAGCAGGTGCTGTTAGGCTTGGATTAGCAAGAGCACTTGTAAGTTATAATCCAGATTTGAGGAAAATGCTGAGAGACAAAGGATTTCTCACAAGAGACCCAAGGATGGTCGAGAGAAAGAAATACGGTCTCAAAAAGTCAAGAAGGGCTCCACAATTCTCCAAACGTTAA
- a CDS encoding DUF1385 domain-containing protein produces the protein MKVGGQAVIDGVLMMGKKIVVAVRKHDGSVEVLNLGVSNNAKRWMKIPFLRGLFSLFYSLYFGIKAINLSAEISSDEKMKKSESFFSILLSIALAIGLFIVVPAYLTRWFGFKDNEILFSIVDGFVRLGIFLVYVYIISLFKDVKDVFRYHGAEHKAVHVYEHGEELTVENARKYSTIHPRCGTNFVMIFLVIAIVIHSLFGLLGPLNMLKRILLRIFVLPIIAGVSYELLKIFDKYPKFLFLAAPGLILQRLTTAEPDDSQLEVAIISLKHALEIFKTSDVDDLKNEEYNTNKKVNYEAEFLG, from the coding sequence TTGAAAGTTGGTGGACAAGCTGTTATAGACGGTGTTCTGATGATGGGCAAAAAGATTGTCGTTGCTGTTAGAAAGCACGATGGAAGTGTTGAAGTTTTGAATTTAGGCGTTTCGAATAACGCAAAAAGATGGATGAAAATTCCATTTTTAAGAGGATTATTTAGTTTGTTTTATTCACTTTATTTTGGTATAAAGGCAATAAATTTGAGTGCAGAGATATCGTCTGACGAAAAAATGAAAAAAAGTGAATCGTTTTTTTCTATCTTATTATCTATTGCCCTTGCTATAGGCTTATTCATAGTGGTACCAGCCTATCTTACACGTTGGTTTGGTTTCAAAGATAATGAAATTTTGTTTTCAATCGTTGATGGTTTTGTAAGACTTGGAATATTTTTAGTTTACGTATACATAATTTCATTATTCAAAGACGTTAAAGATGTTTTTAGATATCACGGAGCTGAACACAAAGCAGTTCATGTATACGAACATGGCGAGGAATTAACTGTTGAAAATGCAAGGAAGTATTCTACAATTCATCCTCGTTGTGGTACGAACTTTGTAATGATTTTTCTTGTAATTGCAATAGTTATCCACAGTTTGTTTGGTTTACTCGGACCACTTAACATGCTAAAGAGAATACTTTTAAGGATATTTGTGTTACCTATAATTGCGGGGGTATCGTACGAGCTGTTGAAAATTTTTGACAAATATCCAAAATTTTTGTTCTTAGCAGCCCCAGGTTTGATTTTACAAAGACTTACCACGGCAGAACCCGATGATTCACAACTTGAAGTTGCTATCATCTCTCTTAAGCATGCCCTGGAAATTTTCAAGACGTCTGATGTTGACGATTTGAAAAATGAAGAGTATAACACAAACAAAAAGGTAAATTACGAAGCCGAGTTTCTTGGTTGA
- the rplU gene encoding 50S ribosomal protein L21, which produces MYAIVESGGKQYKVEVGGLLHTEKITGVAQGEQVTLDKVVMLKTDDGKVLVGKPYLRNVVVTGTVVEHARARKILVGQFIPRKGHKTIKGHRQWYTTVKIEKIEIK; this is translated from the coding sequence GTGTACGCTATTGTGGAAAGTGGAGGAAAACAGTACAAAGTAGAAGTTGGTGGACTTTTACACACGGAAAAGATTACTGGTGTTGCACAAGGAGAACAGGTAACGCTTGACAAAGTTGTTATGCTGAAAACTGATGACGGAAAAGTATTAGTTGGTAAACCATACTTAAGAAATGTTGTTGTTACTGGAACTGTTGTTGAGCATGCAAGAGCAAGAAAGATCCTTGTGGGACAGTTCATACCAAGAAAAGGACACAAAACAATAAAAGGTCATAGACAGTGGTACACCACTGTTAAAATTGAAAAAATTGAAATAAAATGA
- a CDS encoding ribosomal-processing cysteine protease Prp codes for MIKCKFFVSDGIFKEFQISGHAQYNVKGKDIVCAAVSTVTQHTAKALKKEGALVDIKDGYLKVWNIPNCALSQRFAAELLETLKDLAEQFSNYIHLEVNDDAH; via the coding sequence ATGATTAAATGCAAGTTCTTTGTATCAGATGGTATTTTTAAAGAATTTCAAATTAGCGGTCATGCACAATACAATGTAAAAGGTAAAGACATAGTATGTGCGGCTGTGAGTACTGTAACTCAGCATACAGCAAAGGCTTTAAAAAAAGAGGGAGCACTTGTAGATATAAAAGATGGATATCTGAAGGTTTGGAACATACCAAATTGTGCATTGTCCCAAAGATTTGCAGCAGAACTTTTGGAAACACTGAAAGATTTAGCCGAGCAATTTTCAAACTATATACATTTGGAGGTGAATGATGATGCGCATTAA